The DNA window GACGTGATTCAGCAGGGAAGCAACCAGCCCTATGTCGTTCAGGATTTACCCAACACCCCCTACGCACAGAGAGATCCTTGGGTCATTCCTTACCAACTGCAAACCTACGTTGGACAAGCAGTTAGATGCGCGGGTGAATATATCGGCTCGCTTTGCGTGGTCTATCAGAACCAGTTTGTTCCCACAGAATCTGATAAGAAGCTGATCGGGATCATGGCTGCGGCGATCGGTGTAGAAGAGGAACGCAAGAGGGAAGCAGTGGTGTGGGCGCAAAACGAAGGGAAATGGCGATCGCTACTGCAAAACAGCTCCAATTTGATCACCATTTTGGAAGCCGATGGCACCATCAAATACGCAAGCCCTGCCATTGAGGGCATTTTAGGATACAAGCAAAAAGAATTAATTGGCAAAAATACCTTTGACCTTGTTCACCCAGAGGATGTTTCTTTAGTCAAAAACGATTTTCAAGGCGTCCTCGAAAATTCAACAACTGCTTTATCCATTGAGTTCCGGTTTCAGCACAAAGATGGCTCGTGGCGTTATATCGAAGCAACCCACAGCAATCTGGTAATGGATGCACCAGGGGTTCGTATTGTTGTGAACTCTCGGGACATTACCGATCGCAAACTGGCTGAGACAGCTTTAATTCAATCGGAAGCACAATTGAGAGACAAAGCAGCTCAGTTGGAACAAGCCTTATACGAACTGCAACAAACTCAAAGTCAACTGGTACAAACAGAAAAAATGTCCAGTTTGGGGCAGTTAGTCGCTGGTGTTGCTCACGAAATTAACAACCCAGTTTCTTTTATCTACGGTAATCTTCCCTACGCGACGGAGTATACTCAAGACCTGCTGCACCTCGTTCACCTCTACCAGCAGGAATATCCACAACCAACACCCGCCATTCAAGAAGCAGCAGAAGCACTGGACATAGATTTCCTCAGTGAAGACCTTCCAAAACTGATGAATTCAATGCAAGTAGGAGCTGAACGCATTCGCCAAATTGTTCTGAGCTTGAGGAACTTCTCTCGTCTAGATAAAGCGGCAAGAGAGCCTTTCGATCTTCACAATGGAATTGATAACACTTTACTTTTGTTACAACATCGCTTGAAGCCGAAAGCAGGACGCACCGAGATCCAGATAGTTAAAGAGTATGACAACCTGCCTCGTGTAGATTGCTATGCTGGGCAAATCAATCAGGTATTTATGAATATTCTGAGTAATGCGATTGATGCCCTAGAAGAGTCAATCATTAATGGTGAATGGTCAGTTGCCAGTAGAAAAACAACTGACATTCCTACTATCCGGATTCGCACCGAACTGGCAAATGACAATAAGGTGGTCATTCAGATTACTGATAATGGCCCTGGCATACCATCGGAAGTGCAGCAACATATATTTGACCCTTTCTTTACTACTAAACCAGTCGGTCAAGGTACTGGCTTGGGGTTGTCAATCAGCTACCAGGTTGTTGTAGAAAAACATGGCGGCGTCTTGAAGTGTCAGTCGGCACCGGGAGAAGGAACGGAATTCTGTATCGAGCTGCCCGTAAATCTTCCCCAGCCGGAAGGAGTGTAAAAATTAGCGAATGGCACTTACTTAAGCATAAAAAGCTTAAACAGAAAAAGTAATTTGTTGGTTGGGTTTCACTATGATTCACCAAATTACTCGCTAAACTTACTAGATGTTAGTTTTCGAGCCTCAACCCAACCTCCGGGCTTATTATAGGCTAATTAACTAAACCTCTAGTTTTGGGGATAAAAAGAAGGAAATGTAGAGACGCGCAACTGCGCGTCTTTAGCTCGTTGAAGTGTCAAGCAAAAGTGGAAAAGCCCAAATCTGGCGGGACATCTTGAATACGTCCCGACCCTATCGCTTGCAGGGCTGCTTTGAGCGAAACATCACCTGTATAGAGGGCACGACCCACAATCACACCGCTAACTCCCAAAGGTTCGAGTGTTAGTAAACTCAACAAGTCAGTAACCGAACTAACACCGCCAGAGGCAATAATGGGGATGGAAATAGCATTGGCGAGTTCTCTTAATGCCTCTAAATTAGGGCCAGAAAGCGTGCCATCTCGATGAATATCGGTGTAGATAATGGCAGCAACCCCTAATTGTTGCATTTGCTTAGCCAAGTCGATTGCCGCAACTTCAGACGTTTCTAACCAGCCTCTTGTGGCAACCTGTCCATTCCGGGCGTCAATTCCTACGATAATTTGCCCTGGAAATTCCTGGCAAAGTTCTTCGACCAACTGGGGTTGTTCTACGGCTATGGTTCCCAAGATTACCTGCTTCACACCCATGTTTAGCAGCTGAGAGACTGAGCTTTTGTCGCGCAAGCCGCCCCCTACTTGGATTTCTCCCGGCACTACCTGTAAAATCGCCTCAATTGCCTGTCGGTTGACCAGTTGACCCGCCTTAGCACCGTCGAGGTCTACGATATGCAACCGGGTTGCCCCCTGTTCTACCCACTGTTTAGCAATATTAGCGGGGTTGTTATCAAAAACTTGCGATCGCGCGTAGTCTCCCTGATATAACCGTACGCACCGACCTTCTAGCAAATCAATCGCTGGAATTACATTCATCTTCAGCTATTCAAATAATCAAATGAGTAGAGTGGGCAGCGCCCCCCTACTCAGTCCAGACTATCAGCTAACAGCTATCAGCTAGCAGCTAATTGTTGTGGCGGCAGCCCAAACAACTCTTCGAGATAATCAGGCGTAAGCATTTGGTTCCAGTGACGCAGCTGCACCATGAGTCGGGCAAATGTGAAAACTAATTCCACCGCGTATAAGGCATAGCCAATTTGCAAGACATCGTTCCCTTTCGGGCGTTCGCCCTGGTGATGTTTGAGAAGACCCATTAAATTTTTAGTGGTGCCCTGCAAGCGGGTGAGATAGGAATCTCCAAACGCCCAACGGCTAATCCCCCAGAACTTTGCTAGGTGATTGATTTCGTCTTGCATGGGTTGCGCGATCGCTTGTTGCAATGCCCCCGTCGAATGAGCCATTAACCAGAGATATACAGACGTTGCTCCCCACTCGGTTGCGATCCGGGCGATCGCGTGTTTATAAACATCTTCTCGTAGATTTCCACTCGATTCATAGCCTTTTACTGAGTTCGGATGGGATTGTAGTTTATCACCCGTTAATTGTTGATAGATTTTGCTAAAAGTGGGGCGGTGTTGCCGTTCTTCTTTCTCCCATATTCCGACTTCTAGCATCGTGCCATCCGCTGCAAAGGTACCGCCCACAAATCGCGCCATTGGAAAGTGGGCTGCCTGCAAATAATTCCAGCTTTCCATCGCATAAGCGCGAATCGGCGTTTCAATCTCCACCGCATTTGCAACTGTTGCAATAAATAATTCGGGAGCGACACCGATAATTTGATTAGAAGTAATTGCTTGCCAATCAATCGTTTCCCAGCGGCGCTGATGAGGATTTTTAAACTGTCTCGGTAAGTCTGACAGGTTCTGCTGGAGAATCTCCAACGATAGATAGCGCTCAATCAGATAATTAATGCGCGATCGCGTTTGTAAATAATGCGGCTGGGGATATTGATATCCAGCTAGATCGACCGAGCGCTCTTTAATGCTAGAATTATTCATAGATTCAGTGCTTCCTTCTTGCTTTAGCCTTGATTAATAAGTACCTATTCAACCCTCTAGCAAGTATCTTTGTAACAGCATTCTGATATTCAAAAGCTTAGATTCTTGATAAAGATTGATGCTTCTAGGACAAATTTAGTATCGAAGAGCAATCCGGATTTTTTCTAAATTTTGTGACAGTTAAAATATTGACCTACTGTGAAAGTCTTAAATTAGCGATCGTTAACCGATTTCCAATTACTTTAATAGGCGATAGATACCATTTTCCCTAAACTGCTGCTTTCTGGTAAAAACGGAGAACAGCTTGTGACAGTTTAAGCAGCGACCTACTAGGGAATAGCGGACAATTAGCAATGAGTACCCAGTGAAAAAGGGTGGACAGTGCCCACCCTTCTGACTTTATTCACCCTTATGAGGACGGTGCTAGTTCCTCCAAAATCGTAAATCTCACATGATTTAGAGATAATTCTCCAATAGAAACGGACTGCTTATTGACTCTTTCCCCATGACTCATCAAGCTTTCAAAGGTGATACCTTTGCCCATTTCAGCGTGATACCAAGCTAAACCCATGAAAAACCGCGATGGATAGGGGCCTTTTTCGACCACATCATCCGGATTAGATTCCATCGGCAACCAACCAAATCCAGGCAGGTAGAACTCCATCCAGACATGATTAAAATCAGGTTGCAGGGGCAAATTCATCAATTCAGGATGGGGAGGGCACTTGTAGCGACCTACCGTGCGGCAGGCAATGCCATTCAGCCGCGCCAGGGCAAGTAAAACCCCCAGGTACTCACCGCAGGAACCAACACCCCTTTCTAAGGCGACATCTGGCGGGTCAATGTAGGGCTTAATCCCGTAGGAAAGACGGTCATAGACATAGTTGCGAATTTTGAAAATTTTCCGCAGCATATTCGTTTCGCTGCCAATCGCTTCCTTGGCGGCCTTGAGGATGATATCGGTGTCCATTGCCAAATCATCATCATCCGTCAGATATTTGCTGCGTAACTCAGGCGGGAGGTCGGGAAGTTTTTCGGCATCTCTGGGCGTCAGGCGATATTTGATGCTCCAGACTTCTATCAGGGCTTTCCAGCCAAATATATAGCGATCGCCAGTTTTGAGGCTGTTAAATTTAAATACAGCCACCCGCTGTCCGTCTTGAATTTCTTCCGTGAAAGGCAATCCGACCGCTTCAATTTTTCTGATCTTCTGTCGATGAGTCTCCGAGGGTAGAGCAATTCGCCACTCCACATTTTCTAAATCCACCTCGTCGAGGGGGGAAAGTTCCTCGACGTAGGAAATTTCCATCAGATAACCATTTGAGAGAGCGTAGCGTTCAGCCTCGTTGTAGTAAAAATACAACGGGTGAATAAACGTGCGATCGCGGTACTGTAATTCGTAATTCGGGTCAGCGTTCGGGTTATCGCGCAGGTAAGGCTCCTCACCCGCATAAGCTACGTAGAGAATATCTTTCCCCGTCTGAGGATCTGTGTAAAAAGCTAACCCTGTCGGGCACTCAAAAGGCGTCAGTACGCTGAATTTGATCTCACCCGTAGCTCGGTCAAGGCAGTAAACTGTTTGCTCAATGCTATCGGAAACCCAGAGTTCCTCACCCTTGACTGTGATATTTTCTACCCCTACTCCAGGGGCATAAAAACGGGTAATCTCTTGACCTGTCTCACGACTAAAAACAAGAATATATCCCGCCTTCTGGGAAGTCACGTAAACAGTTGATTCCCAAACAGCAACCCCATTTGCTAGGTAGGGCAAGGTGACAAAAGACTGAGGCGTCAAATCAGTGGTAGAGATGCCATTAATGGCGCTTGGACAAAAGAAAATACCATTTTCCTGGGTACACCAAAGAGTATCTTCCCAAAGAGCTAACCCAGTCACGCCCAGAAAATCTGGCAGATGATTGGCATTGAGTATAGTAGTGTTGTCACTCTTCGGATCGATTTGCAGCAGATACCCGTTAGTGGCGTCAATGGCGATAAGTGTATCTTTCTGAGAAGCAATGCCATGTATGGCAGCAGCTGCAATCGGTCTAATTGTCCGATGCCAAGGATTTTCTTTGAGTGGTAGAGCCGCTGAATCAGGAATCATCTCAAATCTCAGTGAAGTTTATGTAGAAGTGGATACCCAGGGAGGCAGAGGGGTTTGAAAGTTGGGATTTGGGATTATGAGGATTTAGTCAATCTAGAATAGCGATCGCCACTCTCAAATTGGTTTGACCTAGTCTTAGCCCAAGTTACCAAAAATGCAACCAAGACAACTGCTTTATACGAACTTGAGTACGATCTTATTTGTCTGTGTCAGCCGGGAACTCTAACAACGGTTAGGACTTCTTTAATTAATGACCCAACTAAGGATTGAGCCGACCCATTGCCTTTAGATGCCCCCTCTGGGGATTCTTGCAGAAGGGCAGACTTCATGACTCGATGTCCGAATAGAAAAACAAATTTTCCGTACATGAGTTTGATATATAATTATGGACACGCGATCGGACGAGCTTGCTGCTCCAAAGCGATATCAATCTAGCGATTGGTTGTTAAACAGAACCTTCAAAAGTGTCAGAGTGCAGAGCCATCCACAACTGTCTGGATGGGCAAAATCTTCAGGCACTCCGCTTGAAAAGGTCTGGAAATTGAAAGAGACCGGATCGATGAGGTCTACACAAGAAACTACAGTGCCGCAAAAATTAGGGATCAATCGCGATACGCTCCCTAAAGGAGAAACCCTTGGCAAAATTCAACCCAATTTCAATTTTTTAAGTAGACTCGTTGAAGTAAAAATCCCACAGCTTAAGTTCTGGGGAGTGTCAACAGAAAACAGTTCTAGCATGATTTGGATGAAACGCTACTCACAGATTACAACACTGGCTGTTTCCTTAACGCTCGGACTGGTTCTGAACGTGCCTTCCCAGGCACAGGCACAGCCTGCCTCACTCAGCCGCAGCCTACTACCAGATAATTTAAACTTCAAGCCGCCAGAGCGAGGCACCCCTGATGGCAGAGAACGAGGTGCAACCCGCGGCGGTTGCCAGAATCCCGCCTTGGCACCTAAAAGTGCTAGTCTCGCTGCCTTAACACCCTTGGATGTTGGGTTAACGGTTGCAGAGTATCCAACTTTCTCATGGTACATGGCTGAAACGTCAGCTCGGGAAGCAGAATTTTTGCTGAGGGATGCAAACGATCGAGAAGTCTACAAAGCGAAGTTTGCGCTCGCCGGAAAACCTGGCATTTACAGCCTCAACCTTCCTCCATCCGCCAATTTACCACCCTTGGCGCAGGACAAGGAATATCATTGGGACGTCTCGGTGATTTGTGATGCTAACAACCGGGAGAAAGATATGGTCGTAGGGGGTGCGATCAAGCGCATCGCACCAGATTCAGCCTTAGTCAGACAAATCCAGCGAGCCACTTTACAAGAGCGCGTTGGTCTTTATGCACAAGCTCGCCTTTGGCATGAGACACTCGCTACCCTGCTGGAGCTACGCCGCTTGAATCCTAACGATTCTACCCTGGCATCTGACTGGAAAAAGCTGTTACTGTCAGTTGAACTGAACAAGGTTGCGAGCGAGCCTCTAGTTCAGAGCGCAGCTAGTCGAAGAACGACTGGCTCAAACTAAAACAACCAGTCTTTGGGTTGTTATATCTGCTAAAAATAGGAATATTTGACCCACTTGTTCAGAGTTTTCAACTCCAAAATGCGACTCGATGAAGGCAGAAAGCCGAGTTCGGATCGTGAAGAAAACGATGTAGGGGTTGGGTAGTCAGTCAATCTAGGGCGGGACAATCGAATCTTGTTGGTTGAACCGCACCTATCTATTCAAAACTCAAAACTCTTTGGAGCAGTTCTGCTATGGACTGGATGAAGTCCCCTAGGTTAAAACGAGCCTTAGCTATCTCTATGGAAGTGGCACTGCTCACGGGTTTCTCAACTCTGATAGGGACACCACCAACACTACTCGCCCAAGGAATGCCCGATCGGTGGATAGTTGCTGGATATAATCCACCTAAAACCGTTGGGGCCCCAGGGCGCAGAGAAGGGGGCGGAACTCGCAGTCCTGGAAGTTGTCCGGCGGCAGGCAAGCCCCTCACTGCACTGATTCCTGCCAATAACATTGGGTTTACCGTCGCCGCATATCCGAGCTTTTCATTCTACGTCCCTCCAGTGCCTGCCCAAGCGTCGCCACTGGTACTAGAGTTCGTACTAAAGGATGAAAAAAACGATCGAGAGATTTATACAACAACCTTCATGACTATGGGAAAGGGGGGTATTGTCAGCATAAGTCTTCCGACTTATGCTGGATTACCACCCTTGGAAGTCGGTAAGAATTATCAGTGGTTCTTGTCGATGGTTTGCGATTCCGAACAGCGATCGCTCGATGTTTTTGTACAAGGTTCGATTCAGCGGGTTCCACAAACCGCGCAGCTTGATAATCAGTTGAGGGTGGCTACACCGAATAAGCGCCCAGATGTTTATGCAGAGGCGGGGATGTGGTTTGATGCCTTAACTACTCTGGCAGAACTGCGCCGCTCCAATCCGAACAATTCCGCTTATTCTGCTGAGTGGGAACAACTCTTGAAGGCAGTTGGACTGGACAACATTGCCAAAGAGCCTTTGCTTCCCAGTATGACGACATCTGCTAGCCAAACGACACCCTTTCAGCGCTTGAGAGAAAATCAATAGTTTTGAATGAACTGCTCCCTCACTTTAAGGATGAAAATATACTTAATTTCTCATCCTTGAAGACTCAGCAGGCAATGGGGCAGGGAAAAAGCCTATGCCCCTACCACTTAGCACTGCAATTTTCTGTAAATATGAAATGAACAGCTAAAGGACAGGATAAAGCTGAAGGCTGGATATCTAAACTCCACAAGTGTCCCGGCTTATACCAATTCACTTTATTGGGGCTGTACTTTAATTCTCGCAGCCCTTTTTTCTAGCGATCGCGTTGTGGCGCAGATGCACTCTCTTTGCAGGGATTGGGGTCTCTGATGTACCATCTTTTGTGAAATGGTACTATAACCTTTTACCTTAATATCGCCTAAAATAGATTGCTGAAAGTGGCTACTGGCAAGACTTGTACCATCCAAAATCGGCAATTCAAAATTTCAAATCTTATAGAGGGACGCATCACACTTTTACCCTCTCGCCATTATTACCTCGTACTCTCAGCAGGATATTCTGGATAGCAGGCTAGGGGAGAAAATTAGCAATTCCCTCCTGGTTTAGCCCAAACTGGGTAAAGCTGTCAGGAAAATACGTTCCCTGGCTGAATAATAGTGCCGCAGGTGATATCGATCCGTTTGTCTTGGGGATCGCGAATCCAGTCTGAAATGAGAGTGCGCGTGCAATCAGGTGCAAAAGTCAGGTGCAAAAGTCATTGATTGGGCGTTTGAGTGTGGTAGCAAACCGATCTTGTTCGCGAGCAAATTAGCTCGCCTTCCGAAGGCACAATGTAACTAGCAAAGAGGCGACGCCATTGACAGATGATGGCATAATGAAAACATAAAATTGAGTCTTCAGATAGATGCAATTTTGGTGAAAATCGCAAAATCATGCCGCTCGTTTGCTTGCAAAAGTAACATTCTCGCTCCTAAAAGCGAGAATGTTACTTTTGGAGAGAGAAAAGGAAAAAAGTTGAATTAAGTAAAGAAAATACGGATTGGATACAAAAAAATTGTATTAATTGAAGTTTTTAGACAATTCAACCCGTGGAGAACACAGCTACCATGCGTTCAAAATTTCAATGGTTTTGGTGTGGAGTGTTAATTGAGGGTGCGATCGCTTGTGTCTCTGCCAGCGGTGCTAATGCCAAAACACTACCGGCAACGCCCGATCTGAATGGATTGAATTTTCATCGCGAAATGGAAACGATGAAAGCGTTTTCCAGCGACGAGAGAGCAAAAAAAGAACCCGCTAGGCGTTCAGTTGCCCCGTCAAAGGGCATACAGCAAAAGCGCGTGGGAGTTGTTCAGCCTGAGCCAGAGAGGTCTGAAAATAGACGGCTGCAAGCGCAGACTCTACCTGCTTCACCGCAGAACCAACCACAGCTAAATCAACCCCTGCAACCCCAATCCGATCCTAACCGCGATCGCTTTCCGCAGCCTGCACCTCTCCC is part of the Coleofasciculus sp. FACHB-T130 genome and encodes:
- a CDS encoding DUF928 domain-containing protein; its protein translation is MRSTQETTVPQKLGINRDTLPKGETLGKIQPNFNFLSRLVEVKIPQLKFWGVSTENSSSMIWMKRYSQITTLAVSLTLGLVLNVPSQAQAQPASLSRSLLPDNLNFKPPERGTPDGRERGATRGGCQNPALAPKSASLAALTPLDVGLTVAEYPTFSWYMAETSAREAEFLLRDANDREVYKAKFALAGKPGIYSLNLPPSANLPPLAQDKEYHWDVSVICDANNREKDMVVGGAIKRIAPDSALVRQIQRATLQERVGLYAQARLWHETLATLLELRRLNPNDSTLASDWKKLLLSVELNKVASEPLVQSAASRRTTGSN
- a CDS encoding DUF928 domain-containing protein; translated protein: MDWMKSPRLKRALAISMEVALLTGFSTLIGTPPTLLAQGMPDRWIVAGYNPPKTVGAPGRREGGGTRSPGSCPAAGKPLTALIPANNIGFTVAAYPSFSFYVPPVPAQASPLVLEFVLKDEKNDREIYTTTFMTMGKGGIVSISLPTYAGLPPLEVGKNYQWFLSMVCDSEQRSLDVFVQGSIQRVPQTAQLDNQLRVATPNKRPDVYAEAGMWFDALTTLAELRRSNPNNSAYSAEWEQLLKAVGLDNIAKEPLLPSMTTSASQTTPFQRLRENQ
- a CDS encoding PAS domain S-box protein, with protein sequence MRSLQANQQGAAQSAPRMDTLPQALLSELAVGVLVMGAQGEIRFTNQATLDLLDLTADQMLDQTPLDPAWHVIQENGTPFQMKLHTAPVRAKQALLLLSTRQSLRNLVLGVYRPTKRDRIWISVNTEPQLDPDGCVEQVVCTLSEITNQKASEQFSKINECFSGLGSDPDENINRITASAGELLGGAWAVYNRLHQGLLWSWGQWQTPSEFPNVGDPDGHLCYDVIQQGSNQPYVVQDLPNTPYAQRDPWVIPYQLQTYVGQAVRCAGEYIGSLCVVYQNQFVPTESDKKLIGIMAAAIGVEEERKREAVVWAQNEGKWRSLLQNSSNLITILEADGTIKYASPAIEGILGYKQKELIGKNTFDLVHPEDVSLVKNDFQGVLENSTTALSIEFRFQHKDGSWRYIEATHSNLVMDAPGVRIVVNSRDITDRKLAETALIQSEAQLRDKAAQLEQALYELQQTQSQLVQTEKMSSLGQLVAGVAHEINNPVSFIYGNLPYATEYTQDLLHLVHLYQQEYPQPTPAIQEAAEALDIDFLSEDLPKLMNSMQVGAERIRQIVLSLRNFSRLDKAAREPFDLHNGIDNTLLLLQHRLKPKAGRTEIQIVKEYDNLPRVDCYAGQINQVFMNILSNAIDALEESIINGEWSVASRKTTDIPTIRIRTELANDNKVVIQITDNGPGIPSEVQQHIFDPFFTTKPVGQGTGLGLSISYQVVVEKHGGVLKCQSAPGEGTEFCIELPVNLPQPEGV
- the hisA gene encoding 1-(5-phosphoribosyl)-5-[(5-phosphoribosylamino)methylideneamino]imidazole-4-carboxamide isomerase, which translates into the protein MNVIPAIDLLEGRCVRLYQGDYARSQVFDNNPANIAKQWVEQGATRLHIVDLDGAKAGQLVNRQAIEAILQVVPGEIQVGGGLRDKSSVSQLLNMGVKQVILGTIAVEQPQLVEELCQEFPGQIIVGIDARNGQVATRGWLETSEVAAIDLAKQMQQLGVAAIIYTDIHRDGTLSGPNLEALRELANAISIPIIASGGVSSVTDLLSLLTLEPLGVSGVIVGRALYTGDVSLKAALQAIGSGRIQDVPPDLGFSTFA
- a CDS encoding transglutaminase domain-containing protein — translated: MIPDSAALPLKENPWHRTIRPIAAAAIHGIASQKDTLIAIDATNGYLLQIDPKSDNTTILNANHLPDFLGVTGLALWEDTLWCTQENGIFFCPSAINGISTTDLTPQSFVTLPYLANGVAVWESTVYVTSQKAGYILVFSRETGQEITRFYAPGVGVENITVKGEELWVSDSIEQTVYCLDRATGEIKFSVLTPFECPTGLAFYTDPQTGKDILYVAYAGEEPYLRDNPNADPNYELQYRDRTFIHPLYFYYNEAERYALSNGYLMEISYVEELSPLDEVDLENVEWRIALPSETHRQKIRKIEAVGLPFTEEIQDGQRVAVFKFNSLKTGDRYIFGWKALIEVWSIKYRLTPRDAEKLPDLPPELRSKYLTDDDDLAMDTDIILKAAKEAIGSETNMLRKIFKIRNYVYDRLSYGIKPYIDPPDVALERGVGSCGEYLGVLLALARLNGIACRTVGRYKCPPHPELMNLPLQPDFNHVWMEFYLPGFGWLPMESNPDDVVEKGPYPSRFFMGLAWYHAEMGKGITFESLMSHGERVNKQSVSIGELSLNHVRFTILEELAPSS